In Sphaerisporangium krabiense, the DNA window TCGGTGGAGAGTCTGGGGGGTTGGCGGTGCGGGGAGGGGGTGGTTTGGCGGGCTTGGGGGGTGGGCGGCGGGGGGTGAGGTAGGTGGCGCAGAAGCGGGCCAGAGGGGTGCGGGGGGTTAGGGAGGGGGCGTCGCCGCGGTTCAGGGCTTCGGAGAGGCCGCGCTGGTCGGGGAGGGCGCCTGCGCAAGGGATGCCGAGGGAGGCGGAGATGACGTCGGGGCGGAGGGTGCCCGTGCGGGCGACCGCAGCGATGGACGAGGTGTGGCGGCGTAGCTCGATCAGCACCTGGGAGGCCGCGAGGACGCCTCTGACGTCGGCGGGCACGAGGAGCAGGGTGGAGGCCGCGCGCGAGAGCGCCTCGGCGGCCGCGGGGCCGATGTGGCGGGGCAGGTCGACGACGATCAGGTCGCAACCCCGGTGGGCGGCGCCCAGGACGGCGCGCATGGCCTCCGGCGGGATGGGCGGGGACTCGCCGCGGTGCCAGGACAGCACGGTGAGCTCTCCGAAGGTCGGAAGCGCCTTCTGCAGCGCGGCGAAGCTGACCCTGCCCTCGCGCTCCGCGATGTCCGGCCACCGGGCGCCGGTGGCCTGTTCCTGGCCGAGGACGACGTCGATGCCGCCGCCGAGCGGATCGGCGTCGATGAGGAGGCTGCGCAGCCCTCGCCGTGAGCCCCAGAGCGCCAGCGACGCGGCGAGCACGCTGGCGCCGGAGCCGCCGCGTCCGCCGACGACGCAGATGGCCTCTCCGGCCCTGGCCGAGGGCTCGGACGCTTCCGCGAACTCGTCCACCAGGCGCCGTTCCTCGGACGGCAGCCGGAGCAGCGCCTGGGCGCCGACCGCCACGCATCTTCGCCAGACCTCGGCGTCGTCCGGGGCACGGGTCACGAGCAGCACACCTGATCGGGGAGGCGGGCCGGTGGCGGCGAGAGCGTCGGCGGCGTCGGCTCCCACCACCACGAGCGGGGCGTGCTTCCAGTACGGGCGGGCGTGAGCCGCGGCGTGCGCCACGTCGATCTCGACGCCGGCCGCGGCGGCGACGCGCAGCAGATCGTCGAGCAGCTCCTGGTCTTCGGTGATCACCAATGGGCGGTGCATGGGTCCTCTCCTCCTGCGGTGGAGGACCACTTTGCGCTCCCGCGCGCCCGCCCAAGGCTCCCGAACCGGGTTCTGTGGATAACCCGCCGACTCTCAGCTCGCGCGCCTGCCGCCGCTCGACTCGGCGCCGCAGAGCTCGGACCCGCATGGCGGCCGACGGCCCGGCGGGGCGGCACGGAAGCAGTGGCACAAGCCGGTCACGCGTTCGACCGCTCGTCGCGCCCCGGAAGCGGCCCAAGGAAGCGGCTCAAGGATCAGCCGGTGCGCGAGGCATGTGGTGGGCGGTGCCGACGCCCGAGTGCCTGTGAGCGGGCTGTCCGTGGAGCGGGTGGGCTGCCAGCCGAGGGACGGAGGGGGAGGAGAGGAAAAGATGGGAGAAAAGAGGCGACCCCCGCCGGGGGGGAGAGCGGGGGTCGCCAACCGGTCCGGCTCCGGGGGGGTAGAGCCGGTCCCGTTTCAGAAGAAAGTTTTCAGTCCGCGAAGACCGCGGCACGGCACGGGAAGGTCAAAACTTACCCAAGGCCGTTCGCCACAGTCATGTGGACACCCACGTATGGTGCCCGATGAACTCAAGTTTCGTCGAGGAGCAATCTCTGATTTCCACTAGTTTTTTTCAGCCGTAGCGATGCGGCTACTGGAAGTACGCGAAAATCGGCCCCGCCCGCCGCCATCACCGACGGTGATCAGAGAGGTTTCACTCGCGCCTGTCAGGAGCCCGGCGTGCGCCCCGGCCCGAGGGCGCGGCCGGCGACTCCCCCGCGCCCCGGCCGGCGGGCGCGGCCACGCCAGGAGTCGGTAAAGGTCTTGCTCGGAGGGGTTCCCATCAGGTCGAATCCGACGTACAAAGGTGGCACGGACCATGTGTCCGAGTACGACAGCCGGGCACCCACGCGCGACCAGCCGCGGGAGGCGTGTCGAGACGGGCTTGACCCGCTCCGACTGATTCGAGGTGCACGCTTGGTAACCCGGTGTGTCGTACTGGCAACGGCGTCCCGCACACGGGACGCCGTTCGCTTCGTCTGAGGCGGTGTCAGGACACCCTCGCAACGGGAAATCTTCCCACAGACGCCGCACCATCACCGGATACCCGCTGCACTCAGGGCGACACGGCAGGAGATTCTTCGCCACGACCTGTCATCCGGGCGATGAACGGCGTCCGAGCGGCTCCGAAAACCGAAATCCCGGTTACGGGCCGATCAGGTGGCGGGCCCGGAACGGCCCGTAGACACCCCCAGTGATCGGATCGATCACCCCGGGAAGGCGCCCCGCGGACCCCGGTTCCGTCACCCGCGCTGGAGCGCCTCGCAGACGGCGACCGACTCGCGCGCGCCCAGCCGGACGGCCTCCGCGCAGTGCCGCACCCAGCCGGCGACCCCTTCCGAGGTGCCCTTCAGGTAGCCGCGCAGGCTCTCCCCGTAGGACTCCCCCAGCTCGACGTGACCGGCCTCGACCACGACGAGCGACTTGGGGTCCAGGCCGAACTCGACCAGTGTGAGGCGCTCGGCGGCCCTGGCGACGATGCCGTCCGCGGCGCCGAACGGGCGGAGCACCGCGATCTCGGCGTGCGCGATCGCGGCGAGCACGAGCGCGGGGGCGTCCGTCGGCGTGGTGATCAGTTGGACGAGGGCGGCGACGCGGGCCGCGGCGGCCTCGGCGCCGGGGGCGGGGCCGAGGTCGTGAAGATCCGACGTCGCGGGGCCGGTGCGCGGGCGTCCCAGGAGATCCTCGTCGGCGACGACCCCGGCGGCGGCCAGCATGTGCAACCGCGCGAGCACCTGCCGCGGCGCGGAGCGCCAGGTCACCCCGAGGCGTCCCACTTCGGCGGACACGCGCAGCGCCCCTTGGGCGAGCGGCTGCCCGGCCTCCCCGGACCGCAGCGTCTCCAGGGGGACGTCGACGCCTTCGAGGGCGGCGGACGCGCGGGCGCCGCGCAGGGCCGACTCCGCGGAGACCTCTGGCCTGCGGCGGCGCAGGACTCGGTGGCCGTAGAGCCGGTCGACCGCGGCGCGCGCCTCCTGGACGGCCTCGGGGACGCCGGGAAGCCCGGCGATGACTGCCAATGGGTCGCTCACGCCTCCCGACCCTACCTGCGGGTAAACCGGACGCTCCGGCACCCCCGGCCCGTAGCCCGAAATGCCCCTTATCAGGACCCGGCCAAGGCCCAAAACCCCAATGTCCCCACTGGCCCCCCAATTCCCGAACGGGACTGCTTGGCGCAACACTCCCGACTTGCCATGACATGCCATGAAGTGCCCCAGATGGCCATCTGTCACACTGAGATCACCCCGGACGGAGCCGCGTCCCGCCGAGAGAGACCCTCTCCGAGACGCCCTGCGCGCCGGTAGAACGAGAGCACCCCTCACCTCTACCTCCGGGTAACCTCGGACCGGACACCCTCCGGCCCCACCGCTACCCGTCAGTAGGCTTTGACGCAGGTCAACACAGGGTCAAGGCGTCGCCGACACAAGCCGTCGGATGTGTGGACCGGTTCACAAGACCGTATGGAACAGACCAAGAGACACATGATCCGCGAATCGGCAAGACCGCTCGTCGCGCGGTTCGCGCCGTTCAACGAACGGCGCGGAGAAAGCCCCGGGCCCGCATGGTATTTGTCATTGGATATCATTCCCACAACGAATCCGCTGCTTTTGTGACTCTTGGTTAAGTCCTTTGTGAAGTGCGCGTGCCCGGTGACGGCCCGCCACCGCCCGTCCGTCCCTCTTGTCCCCACAGCCTCGAGACTGGTGGAGTGGGAACCAGCCGTATCGAGCAAGGCCATGTGAAGGAGTACGTTGTGGCCCCGGAAACCCCTGGTCGTGAGACCCAGGAGACTCTGTCGAACCTGCTGCAGGAGACCCGCCGCTTCGAGCCGCCGGCGGAGCTCGCGGCGTCCGCGAACATCACGGCCGACGCCTACGACGAGGCGGAACGCGATCGTCTCGGCTTCTGGGAACGTGCGGCCGACCGGCTGACCTGGGGACGCCGCTGGGACACCACCCTGGAGTGGAACGCCCCGTTCGCCAAGTGGTTCGTGGGCGGCACGCTGAACGTCGCCTACAACTGCGTCGACCGCCACGTCGAGGCCGGCCACGGCGAC includes these proteins:
- the ssd gene encoding septum site-determining protein Ssd; protein product: MHRPLVITEDQELLDDLLRVAAAAGVEIDVAHAAAHARPYWKHAPLVVVGADAADALAATGPPPRSGVLLVTRAPDDAEVWRRCVAVGAQALLRLPSEERRLVDEFAEASEPSARAGEAICVVGGRGGSGASVLAASLALWGSRRGLRSLLIDADPLGGGIDVVLGQEQATGARWPDIAEREGRVSFAALQKALPTFGELTVLSWHRGESPPIPPEAMRAVLGAAHRGCDLIVVDLPRHIGPAAAEALSRAASTLLLVPADVRGVLAASQVLIELRRHTSSIAAVARTGTLRPDVISASLGIPCAGALPDQRGLSEALNRGDAPSLTPRTPLARFCATYLTPRRPPPKPAKPPPPRTANPPDSPPNENAHHHVTEPSAPSPGGGERRRVAGRLGSLRIESACHRVGEPSVPSPGGGERRRVAGRSGSLTSESARHRLAGSPGLPLGESACRRVAEAPGFLMNETSRRATARTSWPLTPVTARHPTGRSSRRKVLAHFEEPR
- a CDS encoding oxidoreductase, coding for MSDPLAVIAGLPGVPEAVQEARAAVDRLYGHRVLRRRRPEVSAESALRGARASAALEGVDVPLETLRSGEAGQPLAQGALRVSAEVGRLGVTWRSAPRQVLARLHMLAAAGVVADEDLLGRPRTGPATSDLHDLGPAPGAEAAAARVAALVQLITTPTDAPALVLAAIAHAEIAVLRPFGAADGIVARAAERLTLVEFGLDPKSLVVVEAGHVELGESYGESLRGYLKGTSEGVAGWVRHCAEAVRLGARESVAVCEALQRG